In Panicum virgatum strain AP13 chromosome 5K, P.virgatum_v5, whole genome shotgun sequence, the genomic window gcacTAGGCGGTGAGGCTAATCTAGCACTGAGGCAAGCACGCAAGAACACaagatctagagtggttcgggccgccggagcgtaataccctacatccactgggagatgtattgttcttggttatgtatgaacctatcctctgcccagcTGGGGCTTGAGTTCTTtcctaacgggcgtctcccttttatagagcaaggggacgcgtacacagtcgttagaccccgacaggtgggtctaacgtggatgtatagtatactgcaCAGGAAGCTTCAATGGAGCTACAGCGGGTGAGGATCTCTTCTCGGATatgcttcatcgccctgtagactctctgaccgaggggagtccttatttgtcccatcggcgaggcgcccgttggggcaatgtagcatgcggcgtagactgctgggtctaccgtgtaggcgtCATCATAacgggcgaagccgagccgtcgtgtccaactggcatagtagactGACATACGCGGCGTGGACGGTGCCAGCGACTGTACTATGCGCCTTGGTAACATGCGATCAAcagtgcaacctggcaaaagccgcctcgggctctgctgtggcaagGCGCACTTCTGTCTaccacattgaatgcggtaggtagacgagtcttccagtggaagccaAGCGATACCGCGCGCGTGCCCGCACCTGtgaacacgtggcggctccggacccaggcggggtgtcggttccacccgctgaggggtccggatagtatatggagGTCCGGGACCCGGCGGGGGTCCGGGCCCCCAGCGGTTTCGGCGGAGGGCTACCTCCTTCCTGgtcacgtggcgtcaccggaccctccccgagcgggtccggggccatttgccgggagagtagggctccggaccacagaggtccggctgctcggccgtcagggcgtagctaaggataactacgagactcttgcctagacatagcaagagggggtaccccagtcctggggtaccgacaacttGATTGATATTGTGCTGATGTGGACCTTCAAACAGCTTAAGAGGGTGACTATAGAAAACATCATTCTCTTGTTTCTAGTCTGCAAACATCATATTCTGTTATTAAGAAAAATCATCGCAATAGAATTATCTAGTGCTGACAAGGATATTTTGGGCACCTTGTCACAAGGAAACCCATATTACTGGTTGGCGATTATGTATTTCCTTTCTTTGACAATAATGCAGTGTCAGCAGAATCACTCAAGAAAGATTATTTGCCTTCATTCTTCCATTACACCAAATAACAATTAGGGTCAAAGTAGATGATGATTGCACACAATGCTCATCAAGAAGCAACTAAAAGAACAGAAGGGCCGATCAACAGATAACCAAACTGGAGAGCCTGTGGCAGTGTAACTGGGCAGTTGATGCTTGATAGCAACGCTAAAATGATGCTACGGTGAACCCTGATTTCAGTTACATTGTTTTCTCATTTTGCAATGTATCATCATAGTTTTCATGGTTAGAAAAACTCATTTTCGTAATTTTTAACACCTGCCAGTCCTCATCTGCAATTGATAAGGCATTACAATTAAGAAGCCGCTGACCAAATAGTTCTAttcacaaataaaacaatgaagGCAAGATCATTAAGTAAAACTATTTAAAACGGAGCAATAGAGAAGGGTTATTGGCTACATCTGCTACTATACATGTGTTAATGTATGATCCTTGTAGGAAGGGCACTTGGTTCCAGATGCCATGACCCTTTTGGTATATCGTGACCTTTGATTCCAACAACAACGAAAGCAGGAATACGATGGGAAAACCTGAGCATTTCATACCTTGGAATCCATCTTGTCAAATGGAAATCTTCCATTACTAACCTATGAAAAAAGGTTAAGCAACCTTTTACCCTAACCAAGCTGCACACATTGACTCCATTTTCATCGAAGTAGTCTGAGAGGATCTCAACCATGCGAATTTCACAGTTATCAATATCAGTGCTATTCAAGGTGACCTTCCAGTTTTTGTACATGGCCcatatttcccctttctttgGGAAAATTCGGTAGAAAGACCTCTTTGCACTCCAATCACACTCTACAGGGTGAGACAACTCCCAGATGTCCTTGTAAGTAGTTTCAGTACCAGCACGAAATACCCCAGAAGCAACCGGTAGACCATCTTCAACCCACCGTATCTCTTCATTAAGCATAGGGTGATGTTCCAATTTCAACACAAAAACTGAAGTACATGAAACCACACGGATTATTCTGACATAAGACCTAGGCATCCGGTCCCGAGAATCAAATACAGCCCATATCTGGCCCTCCAGGAAATCGTTGGGGGACAACTTGTTATTGCAGCTCACCGTGGCTTGCAATGGGGCACCTGAATCCATTTTGCTTGTTGAAGGATTTGAGAATTGTGCAACAGCAGTTTCAGGAAAGCCGTTTGTGTCATCATGTAAACCTGAAAAGGACAAACTAGAAATACATGGCTTTGCATGTTCTTGGCACAGTGTTTGTGGAACTGCAGAATGTTGAAGCTCGAACATAGTTCCAGCCTCAGGAGTAAATCTGAAAGATGGGATCCTGTGAGAAAACATGAGTAGATTGTCACTGCGTATTTGTAACAAGTGCTCTGTTCCACTCTTCAAATGCCTCTGAAAAACACTTCCATGTCCATCTACCTTTACCAAGTGTGCGACGGTGCAACCTGCTTCTTTTGAATAACTGGTAAGAATTTCAACAATAGAGAAGGCACTCTTCTTCCACATCTCAGGATCAGCGCACCACCCAATATCCCAGTCACTGTATATGGCCCAGACCTCACCTTCCTGGGGATATATTTCAAGACGCTGATTCAGGTTATCACTGGAAATCTGATGGCAGAAAATAGTTGGACAAGCTAATGAGATACGGCATTCTTCCGCAGCAAAAGTTCCACAAACCAATGGCAAGCCTGCACACGACCATTTCCTCTCTTCATCAGATTGCAGACAGGGGTTGAACCATGAGACACATAACTGCATTTTATCCATTAATACTTTAGTTATCAGTGCATATCTGCGAGGAAACCTCTCCCAGTCATATGCTGCCCAAACCTGACCAGTAGCAAAGTTCTCTATCGCCCTATCTTCCTCAAAGTTATGATAATCGTACTGTTTGCCAGAGCAGTGTTCATCTTCTTTGGCATCTGACGGAACATCAAAGAAGGCATCAAAATCTTCCTGTGAGGGGGACGCACAATAAAGGTCCTCTTCACATACACTCTTTTGCTTCTTGTCAACATGGTTGTCGTCAGGTGGCTGCAAGTCACCGTCATCACCTAGAAAGCAAGGATCCATCCTCTTAGTTCTAGAAGAACTAGCCACATTTGAAAGATGTGAGTTCCTGTCGTCAAAGCATGATTTGTCGGTGTGCTGAAAATGTGAGACTGCATTGCTTGTGAAATCCGCTGTCATAATATCCCTTGTGTGAAGGCTGTTTAGCTTGTCAGAACGGACCATTGTACTATGAGGAGTTGGTGCGTTAACAACACCAGAACGAACTAACCGAGCAAAAATGTCCCTGGAATTGAACCCCTCTCTCTTCTCCGGATCAGACAGCACCGCATACGCCTCCCTGACAAGCCGGAGAGCCAACTCAGCGCCGGGCAGATCGCCCCCGATCGGCTCCAGCTGAGCCACGATGCTCCTGTACCGCGCCCCGATCCTGGCAGCATCGTCCCCGGGCAGCACCTGGAGGACCCTGTACCAGTCCACGCCACGGCCGGGGCCGGCATGCGCCTTGGTCGCGGCGCAGAGGACCTCGAGCACGGTTAGCATCTCCAGGGCGCCGTCCAGCCTGGGGTTGGTCTGCagcgcctgcagcagcagcgccctgGCGCCGGCGTAGTCCTGGCCCCGCATCCTCGCGGTGATCGCGTCCCTCTGGGCCGTCTCGGCGTCCCCGTCCTCCATCCTGCACCGAAATCATCCTCAGAACCCGCGGAAAGAGGCAGGATCCGATCAGAAAGCAAAGCATTCCACCGCGGATTCGAAATGGGGCGGCCAAATTCGAGCCTACGCATTGGATTGACCCGCTCCCTTCACCGGGGAAACCATATCGAACGGAAATGGGGATCGGGGATCGGGGCTGGGTGGTTGGTCCTCACCGAACCGATCGATCCTGCCTCCGCAAGGGTGCAGCCGCAGCTCCGAGGGGCGGACGGAATTGGGCGAGGAAGCCCTAAACCCTAGCGCGGAGCCATGGATTAATTTCGGCGGAAGAGCGATCTCGGTGGGTGCCACTGCTAATTAATTTCGGTGTCTTGTTGGTTGACACACTACAGCAGCTGTCGAGTTCTTCAGCACTGAATAATATGGGCCTCGAAGGAGTCGCAACAAACGCTGGCGTCGCGGCCCGGCCCACGATTCATACGGGCCAGCCAAACAGGGTCGCACATAACGACGGCCCATCCTCCTCACCGTGGGCTCGCTCGCATATGTTTGGGCCGAAGAGCGTAGCTCCTGACGGGTCGGCCCACGTAgaagaggggggagagagaggacgCACGCACCGGAGGTCCaatgccgccgcgccggcgccggcgccggtgggaACGGCAGCGCGCGGCCCGCTTCCAGGCACGTGGATGACGGGGCGCGGAGGGTCACCACATGTCAGGGTCACGTCGCGGCAGCAGAAAAAGAGGCCCGAACACAAGCGGCGGGAAAAAGGAAAGCGGATCTCAAAGTACGGGCCCGGGTATAATTACCCCGGTCCGGCTCTAGCATCCGTGCTGTTGCTCCACTGAGGCCCTTttagttctaaaaaaattttTACATTACCCGTCAAATCAAATTATTAGGCACATgtatgaaacattaaatataattaaaaaaataagtaaTTATACGgtttaactgattagcacgagttgaatcttttaagcctaattagtctatgattagacattgtttgtcaagtaacaacgaaatgttaCCAAAATTCACACCTTTTCACGAGCTAAAGACAgcctaatttctttttttcctccctGCAAAAGCAGGCAGCAGCGGAAAGAAAGTTTTTTGTCCTTGCTGTTCGTCCGATTCCGGAGCAGTAAGCCAGTAGTAACTGTCAATTTAAGGTCACCTGAAAACAGTCCCGTCCGTAGTATTATTGCTGCCACAGTTAAAAGTAATGATCTGGACCAGGCAGTGTAATGGTACTCCAGATGCTGCTGTTTGGGCGCGTCAAATTTTGGATTAGCAGCAGCAAGGTCAGGCGCTCCTTGCAGGATTACAGTGACGTCATTTCAGCAAAGCTGTGCGTGTTTGACCAGTGTTTTCCACGCAAAGGAAAATGAAAAATTTACTGGAGTGGTGCCGGTATTccagatgaaaaaaaaaatcagcagcAAGACTGTGGGGAGAAGCGACAGTTCTCACTTTGAGGAAGGACAGGTTAAAAAAGAGATTCGAAACAGTGTGGGCAATTGTGCACGGGCATCAAAGCATCTCTGCTCCGTCTCGGGCTTCTCTCTCCTTGTCCTCCGCTACAGCAACGCGCCTCGCTGCACCACCCCCCGCGGCCGGAGGGGAGGGGTAAAAACGAGAGAGAGAATCCGATCGAGTCGCGGCGGGGGAGAATGTCTGGCTGGTCCGGTCGCTGTACCCGCGcatggtggatggtggatgcgAAGCCAAGCCGCCTGAGGCCGATgaagagggaggaggggtgcgTCGAGAAAAGTCTCGGCTTTTAGCTTTAGGCGCCCACACCAATGCCACACTGCTCTGCTCTCCGAGTAACTTATTGCAAGCAGTGACCACCCCAACccagtccccccccccccccccccccccccccgttgaGCGAGCCAGCTTTGGATAATTCTCGCCCCCTGTCGTTTTGGTTTGAAGCTTTCTGGAGGGAGCACACGGCTCGGTGTTCAGGGAGCTGAGAGTGTGCAGCGAGAGCAAAAGGGGAAGTTGAGGTTGAGATTTCTCTCGCGGAGATCACGCTTGCAGAGTGCGCTCCGTGCTGTGGCGAGCCCCGCTAATCTCGCTTGATTTCTTGGTGGTGGGAGGCGACAGGTGCGTGAGCCGCCTGCTTGCGAGGTGAAAGCAGGAGGCGGTTCTTCGCTGTTGTCTTTGTCCTGGTTCTTTTCGTCAGGTACTTCCCCTTCCAAGCTCCACGCCACTCTCGCCTTGGGCGGCTGACTTTTCATCTCAATTCTTGCAAAATTTCTGTGGGTAAAGATCACGAGGACCATGCGCAAGCTGAAGGTATGCAAGTTCCTCGCTTGTGGTACCGTTTGCAACTCGTGTTCTTCTTTGATTTCCATGGAGGAAAAGTTCAAGGTATGAGTGAGGTGGCGAGAAGCGAGCAGAAATTGGCATCTTCAGCCTCCTTTGGTCCTGAGCATTGATCATTTTTCCCCCTATCTCGCCCAAGGAATTTCTCTTGTTTTTCCTAGCAAATTTGGTTCTTGTATCATGGAGCAACCAGTTAGGATGACGAGCAAGAACCCTACCAAAACCCCGCCGCTCCTGGCCACACTTCTCCTCCTGCTCGCCTTCCTCGCCCTGTGCGCGCCCGCTTCCTCCCAGCCGCTCCACTCGGAGCCCATGGCCAcccagtcgccgccgccctcacccACGCCACCGCAGTCCACGATTCCCCGCgcgcaggccggcggcgccgcgcgcctccgccgcatcgcgcTCGGCGTCCtctccggctccctctccggCTTCCTCCTTGCGCTCGCCTTCCTCTGCGCCATCCGCGTCGCCATCCTCCACGCCAAGAGCGCGCCCGCGATCGTCAAGGGCCCTGTCTCCTTCACCCCGCAAATCTCCCCCAAGAACCTCCTGGCCGCGCTCCCATCCGCGCAGCCGCTCGCCCATGGCCCCCATGGCAAGTATTACAAGCTGGCCCTAGACAACGACCTCACCGTCGCCGTCAAGCGGCTCGAGGCGGCCAACCGCCCGGAGGCCTCGCCGTCAATGTCCCCGAGCACATCCAAGTCTGACATGAGGAGGGTGCAGACGCAGCTTGAGGCCCTTGCCCGGGTGAGGCACCAGAATGTAATGACCTTGAAGGCGTATGTTCGAGAGGCTGACCGCCTTTCGCTTGTGTACAACTTCATTCCTGGGGGCAGCCTCGAGGATGTGATGAAGAGGGTGAGATCGCAGCAGGTCAGCCTCAATTGGGATGCCAGGAGCAGGATTGTTGTTGGAATTGCCAAGGGATTGAGGCACTTGCATTTTGAGTACAGTCCAAGGATACTACATTGCAACCTCAAACCATCAAATGTGATGCTGGACGAGGGCTTTGAACCAATATTGGCAGATTGTGGTGTTGCAAGGCTGATTGCAGCAGGTTCCGGTGATCCAGAATTATGCAGTGGCCTCTATGCAGCTCCAGAGTGCTACCAGAGCAGCAGGTAAAAATACGTGCATTACCACtttcagttttttttgttgttgatgTGTTACCAGTTAACTCTCTGAAATATTCTTAGCGTCCTCTTGGAAGGCATGAACTTCAAAGCAAACTAGCAAAGAGTCGAATTCTTGCATGAATGTTGAAAATGAAATCCTGCAGTCTAAGGGCACTTAGCTTATTGTTGATACCTGATGATACAGATCAATACTTTTTAGATTTATCAATGCCTTTACCCATGGTATTAAATTTTGAACTGAAGAAGGAAATTTAAATTGAAGTGATAATCTTTTAGAACTTCATCTCAGTTTTACTTATGTAGCATTCTTGAATGCATGCTTATCATAAAACATTCTCATTGCGTAGAAGGTTACCCGAAGAACAATATGTTGTAGAATTTGAGCATTTTGGTATTGGTTATTAGATGTAACCTGTTCTAGTAAGAATCTTAGACCATGCAAATAACTGAAGACATTTCATTATGAAATATTAAGATAAAAAAGGAGTTGTGGTGTacagttttttctttttgcattgtCTAGTTTAGTTGACATTGTAGATTTAAAatataatcttttttttttgaaaggatatCCACATGACATTATCA contains:
- the LOC120709140 gene encoding uncharacterized protein LOC120709140 isoform X3, whose translation is MEDGDAETAQRDAITARMRGQDYAGARALLLQALQTNPRLDGALEMLTVLEVLCAATKAHAGPGRGVDWYRVLQVLPGDDAARIGARYRSIVAQLEPIGGDLPGAELALRLVREAYAVLSDPEKREGFNSRDIFARLVRSGVVNAPTPHSTMVRSDKLNSLHTRDIMTADFTSNAVSHFQHTDKSCFDDRNSHLSNVASSSRTKRMDPCFLGDDGDLQPPDDNHVDKKQKSVCEEDLYCASPSQEDFDAFFDVPSDAKEDEHCSGKQYDYHNFEEDRAIENFATGQVWAAYDWERFPRRYALITKVLMDKMQLCVSWFNPCLQSDEERKWSCAGLPLVCGTFAAEECRISLACPTIFCHQISSDNLNQRLEIYPQEGEVWAIYSDWDIGWCADPEMWKKSAFSIVEILTSYSKEAGCTVAHLVKVDGHGSVFQRHLKSGTEHLLQIRSDNLLMFSHRIPSFRFTPEAGTMFELQHSAVPQTLCQEHAKPCISSLSFSGLHDDTNGFPETAVAQFSNPSTSKMDSGAPLQATVSCNNKLSPNDFLEGQIWAVFDSRDRMPRSYVRIIRVVSCTSVFVLKLEHHPMLNEEIRWVEDGLPVASGVFRAGTETTYKDIWELSHPVECDWSAKRSFYRIFPKKGEIWAMYKNWKVTLNSTDIDNCEIRMVEILSDYFDENGVNVCSLVRVKGCLTFFHRLVMEDFHLTRWIPR
- the LOC120709140 gene encoding uncharacterized protein LOC120709140 isoform X1; this encodes MEDGDAETAQRDAITARMRGQDYAGARALLLQALQTNPRLDGALEMLTVLEVLCAATKAHAGPGRGVDWYRVLQVLPGDDAARIGARYRSIVAQLEPIGGDLPGAELALRLVREAYAVLSDPEKREGFNSRDIFARLVRSGVVNAPTPHSTMVRSDKLNSLHTRDIMTADFTSNAVSHFQHTDKSCFDDRNSHLSNVASSSRTKRMDPCFLGDDGDLQPPDDNHVDKKQKSVCEEDLYCASPSQEDFDAFFDVPSDAKEDEHCSGKQYDYHNFEEDRAIENFATGQVWAAYDWERFPRRYALITKVLMDKMQLCVSWFNPCLQSDEERKWSCAGLPLVCGTFAAEECRISLACPTIFCHQISSDNLNQRLEIYPQEGEVWAIYSDWDIGWCADPEMWKKSAFSIVEILTSYSKEAGCTVAHLVKVDGHGSVFQRHLKSGTEHLLQIRSDNLLMFSHRIPSFRFTPEAGTMFELQHSAVPQTLCQEHAKPCISSLSFSGLHDDTNGFPETAVAQFSNPSTSKMDSGAPLQATVSCNNKLSPNDFLEGQIWAVFDSRDRMPRSYVRIIRVVSCTSVFVLKLEHHPMLNEEIRWVEDGLPVASGVFRAGTETTYKDIWELSHPVECDWSAKRSFYRIFPKKGEIWAMYKNWKVTLNSTDIDNCEIRMVEILSDYFDENGVNVCSLVRVKGCLTFFHRLVMEDFHLTRWIPRYEMLRFSHRIPAFVVVGIKGHDIPKGSWHLEPSALPTRIIH
- the LOC120709140 gene encoding uncharacterized protein LOC120709140 isoform X2 yields the protein MEDGDAETAQRDAITARMRGQDYAGARALLLQALQTNPRLDGALEMLTVLEVLCAATKAHAGPGRGVDWYRVLQVLPGDDAARIGARYRSIVAQLEPIGGDLPGAELALRLVREAYAVLSDPEKREGFNSRDIFARLVRSGVVNAPTPHSTMVRSDKLNSLHTRDIMTADFTSNAVSHFQHTDKSCFDDRNSHLSNVASSSRTKRMDPCFLGDDGDLQPPDDNHVDKKQKSVCEEDLYCASPSQEDFDAFFDVPSDAKEDEHCSGKQYDYHNFEEDRAIENFATGQVWAAYDWERFPRRYALITKVLMDKMQLCVSWFNPCLQSDEERKWSCAGLPLVCGTFAAEECRISLACPTIFCHQISSDNLNQRLEIYPQEGEVWAIYSDWDIGWCADPEMWKKSAFSIVEILTSYSKEAGCTVAHLVKVDGHGSVFQRHLKSGTEHLLQIRSDNLLMFSHRIPSFRFTPEAGTMFELQHSAVPQTLCQEHAKPCISSLSFSGLHDDTNGFPETAVAQFSNPSTSKMDSGAPLQATVSCNNKLSPNDFLEGQIWAVFDSRDRMPRSYVRIIRVVSCTSVFVLKLEHHPMLNEEIRWVEDGLPVASGVFRAGTETTYKDIWELSHPVECDWSAKRSFYRIFPKKGEIWAMYKNWKVTLNSTDIDNCEIRMVEILSDYFDENGVNVCSLVRVKGCLTFFHRLVMEDFHLTRWIPRE
- the LOC120709142 gene encoding inactive leucine-rich repeat receptor-like protein kinase CORYNE, coding for MEQPVRMTSKNPTKTPPLLATLLLLLAFLALCAPASSQPLHSEPMATQSPPPSPTPPQSTIPRAQAGGAARLRRIALGVLSGSLSGFLLALAFLCAIRVAILHAKSAPAIVKGPVSFTPQISPKNLLAALPSAQPLAHGPHGKYYKLALDNDLTVAVKRLEAANRPEASPSMSPSTSKSDMRRVQTQLEALARVRHQNVMTLKAYVREADRLSLVYNFIPGGSLEDVMKRVRSQQVSLNWDARSRIVVGIAKGLRHLHFEYSPRILHCNLKPSNVMLDEGFEPILADCGVARLIAAGSGDPELCSGLYAAPECYQSSRYTDKSDVYALGMILGVLLTGRDPTDPFFSGETGRGGLARWLRHMQQSADPKEALDSSILGDEVEEEEMLMAIRVAIVCLSDSPVDRPSSDELVAMLTQLHSL